ATATGGCAAAGTTATGCGAATGATCGCCCGAGGATCGCCCGCTCAAGACAAAATGGGAAGCTGATTGGCTAGTGTTTTATTGTTTCTATGACAATCGAGGGAGAATATTTAAATTTTGTTTATTAATTGATTTGCGCATTAAAATTAAGAAAATTACTCATTAAAGTTTTAAAAAATATGATTAATAGATTATTCTTTGGAATTGCCGCTTTTGGTCTGTTTTTAACTGGTTGTGCTAGTAATCAAAATGATAATATTTCTAGGCTAGCCCTAATACAAAAAAGAGATGAATTAATTTGCGGGGTAAGCGGAAAAATCCCAGGTTTTAGCTTTATTGAAGGAGACGGAAGTTATAAAGGATTAGACGTAGATATATGTAAAGCCTTTGCTGCAGCAATAATAGGAGATTCAGAAAAAATTCAGTTTAGACCTCTAACTGCTGCTGAAAGATTTTTAGCTATTAAAACAGGAGATATTGATTTGTTGTCAAGGAACACTACTTTAACTCTTAGTAGAGATTCTTTTGGAGGAAATGGGTTAACTTTCGCTCCTGTAGTTTTTCATGATGGGCAAGGGTTAATGGTTAAAAAAAATAGCGGTATTGAAAGTATTCAAGACCTCGCTAATAAGTCTATTTGTGTAGGTTCAGGAACAACTACTGAGCAAAATATTAATGACACTTTTGAAAGTCTCTCGCTCCCTTATATACCAATTAAATATCAAGATCTTAATCAGGTAGTAGCAGGTTATCTACAAGGTCGATGTCAAGCGATGACCTCTGATCGATCTCAATTGGCAGCAGCTAGATCAGGTTTTAAGAATGCAAAAGATCATATTATCCTTGATGATGTTTTAAGTAAGGAGCCTTTAGCACCTGCATCAGATGGGTCTGAACAGAAACTTGCCGACGCTATGAGATGGACAGTTTTCGCTTTGATTGCTGCTGAAGAGCAAGGTATAACCCAATCAAATATTGCTGATAAGGTCCAGCTCGCAAAAAATAATCCACAATTAAAATCATTAAGAAGATTTCTTGGAGTTGATGGAGGCTTAGGAGAAAAAATCGGATTAAGAAATGACTTCGTAGTTAATGTTATAAAAGCTACTGGAAATTATGGTGAAATTTATGATAGAAATCTTGGGATAGATAGCGATGTACCTATTCCAAGAGGATTGAATGAAATCTACAGTAAAGGTGGTTTACATATCTCTCCACCATTTAATTAATTGCAAAATATGTTGAAGAATGAGTAAAAATAAAAAAATATTTTTTCAGATTCTTTTAGTGTTTGGAGTTCTTGGTTTTTTAGGGATATTAACTAATAACTTAATTATTAATCTTACGAGAACAGGCATAGGATTCAATTTTAATTGGTTAACAAAGCCTGCAAGCTTTTCTTTGGCAGAACATCCCTTGCCTTATAGTCCTTCGGACAGTTATGCTTGGGCCCTTTTTATGGGATGGATGAATAGCTTGAAAGTTATTATTTCATCTCTTGTTTTAGCATCTTGTATAGGAACGTTAATAGGTTTTTTGAGAGTAGGTAAAAATTCATTTTTTAGAGTTATTACTGCTGGATATATCACAGTTATTAGACAGACTCCACTTTTAATTCAACTTATGTGTTGGTATTTTGTTGGATTTCTAAGTATAAGTAATAATTCTTTTTTGAATTTAAGTAATTTAGTTAATATTTCCAATAAAGGGATAGAGTTATTTGGACTTAATTTATCTTCAGAGTTTTCAGCATTATTATTTGGTTTAAGCATATTTTCAAGCGCATTTATTGCAGAAGTAATTCGAGGTGGAATTCAGTCTGTCCCTGTAGGTCAATGGGAAGCTTTTCGAAGTTTAGGTATTTCCGAAAAACAAGGATTTATTAAAATAATAATACCTCAAGCATTACCAGCTTTTATTCCAGGACTTACGAGTCAATATCTAAATCTTGCAAAAAATAGCACACTTGCTATAGCTATAGGCTACGCAGATATATATGCAATAAATGATACGATCATCAACCAAACAGGAAGAGCTGTAGAGTGCTTTATAATTTTACTTTGCAGTTTTTTAATCCTTAATTTATCAATAACAAAAGTAATGGGAATCATTGATAAATCAATAATGAAAACAAGGATATAACTTAATTAATGAATAATATAAATCCAAATTTAAATCCAAATTTATTTAAAAAAATTAAAAATTCTTTATTAGCAAAATCAAAATATAATTTCTGCAATTTAATTTTTTTTCTGATTTCAATTCCATTAATTTTAAAAATTTTAACTTCGATTTTTATAAATTTTAATTGGGAAGTCGTAACATCAAATCTTAATTTATATGCATTTGGGAGCT
The sequence above is a segment of the Prochlorococcus marinus str. GP2 genome. Coding sequences within it:
- a CDS encoding amino acid ABC transporter substrate-binding protein — translated: MINRLFFGIAAFGLFLTGCASNQNDNISRLALIQKRDELICGVSGKIPGFSFIEGDGSYKGLDVDICKAFAAAIIGDSEKIQFRPLTAAERFLAIKTGDIDLLSRNTTLTLSRDSFGGNGLTFAPVVFHDGQGLMVKKNSGIESIQDLANKSICVGSGTTTEQNINDTFESLSLPYIPIKYQDLNQVVAGYLQGRCQAMTSDRSQLAAARSGFKNAKDHIILDDVLSKEPLAPASDGSEQKLADAMRWTVFALIAAEEQGITQSNIADKVQLAKNNPQLKSLRRFLGVDGGLGEKIGLRNDFVVNVIKATGNYGEIYDRNLGIDSDVPIPRGLNEIYSKGGLHISPPFN
- a CDS encoding ABC transporter permease subunit (The N-terminal region of this protein, as described by TIGR01726, is a three transmembrane segment that identifies a subfamily of ABC transporter permease subunits, which specificities that include histidine, arginine, glutamine, glutamate, L-cystine (sic), the opines (in Agrobacterium) octopine and nopaline, etc.), yielding MSKNKKIFFQILLVFGVLGFLGILTNNLIINLTRTGIGFNFNWLTKPASFSLAEHPLPYSPSDSYAWALFMGWMNSLKVIISSLVLASCIGTLIGFLRVGKNSFFRVITAGYITVIRQTPLLIQLMCWYFVGFLSISNNSFLNLSNLVNISNKGIELFGLNLSSEFSALLFGLSIFSSAFIAEVIRGGIQSVPVGQWEAFRSLGISEKQGFIKIIIPQALPAFIPGLTSQYLNLAKNSTLAIAIGYADIYAINDTIINQTGRAVECFIILLCSFLILNLSITKVMGIIDKSIMKTRI